A segment of the Sulfurovum indicum genome:
CGCTATCTTGTTGATGTTGGCTGTATCTTTGTATCCGCCGGTATATACGATAGCCTGGCTGAGTGTCATATTCTCTTTGTATCCGTAATAGCCGCTTGTTTTGAGTTCTCCAAGCAAATATATCTCCGTATTCAGTGCAGACGGTATATAGATATAGTCTTTGTCTTTCAGCGGTATGTTGTGTAGCGGATTTCCTTTACGGACAAGTTCGATGAAGTTGACCGGCAGCACCTTGTCCCCTCTGCGGATAAAAGCGTGCTCCAGATCAGCCAGTTCAATGGTGTTGTCCCTGAAAACACCGATGGAAAGTCCGCCGGCTTCTGCTATCGTATCAAGTACTCTGGAGTTCTCATGAAGCATATAGTTGCCCGGTTTGTTTATCTTCCCAAGGATCGTATAGGTTTGTGCCCTGAATTGTGAAGGGATAAGAGATACGATCGGTTTCTTCATGTATTGTTGCATTTTTTGGGATATTTTTTTCATAGCATGGTTGATGCTCAACCCGGAGACCTTTACATCCCCTACCATCGGAGCGGTCAGTGTACCGTCTGGTTTAACGACACCATTTTTTATTGTAAGCTCAGGTTCTCCGTAAATAGAGATGTCAAACCTGTCTCCCGAACCGATCCTGTAAGGAGTAACATTGTTTGCTTGAAGTTTTTTCAGTTCACGTTCTATCTCTTTTTTGTTTTTGCTTTTGCGCAACAGAGTGTGTTGCGTTAAGACAGTTTTGGAAATGGTTGTATTGGCGTCATGTATAACCGGGCTGGGTGAAGGGTGCGATATGCAGCCCTGTAAAACGATAAGCATCAATGCCAAAGAGCTAATAAATATAATATTTGCGGGTTTCACTTATCACTCCTTTTATTTTATCAAGACTCTCCTCTTTAAGCTGGAGCAGGAACTCATGGATCACTTTTCGTTTTGAGGTCTTAAACTCCGTACAGAGCAAAAAGGTATCTGCCTGTTCAACGAACATAGGGACAAGGTGCTTGGCGTCATAATATGAAGGCAGGTCGATAATGATGTAGTCATAATCAAACTCTCTTAATGCTTTAAAGACCTTCTCAATATGCTCTTTGTTCGGAATGAATATGGAATAGTTGTCCTTAAGATACCAGCATAAGGCATATACGTTTGTTTTTTCCTTGTGCGGTTTGAAGGTCTGGGGCTCCAGTGGAGAGATAAGGTCTATTTCATTGATGCCGTTCTTTGTACAAGGGACATAGGAGGCGGAGATATGGAGCACTTTATGTTTTTGATAGATAAGGTGTTCCATAAGCATATCGGTAATATGCCCTGGATGTTTTGGTGTAGTATCTGCTCCGACTGTGATGATGTGCGGACGGTCTGTATCTTTGTTGATGATATTGTTCGCCAAAAATGAAAACACCTGTCTACTTTCACTTGAGAGGAGCTTTTCTTTTGGCAGTTGAACCACGTCTGTGATACCGAACCTTGTTTCAAGGTCAAATTTTGTTTTTATTCCGTTGTGTAAAAGCTCTCTTACAGTAATGATAAGAACAGAAAGGAATCCCCCAAGAAAAGCGAAAAGGATCACGATAACCTTTTTGTAGCTTGGTTTAGGGAACTTCGGAACCTTTGCAGGCTCGAAAAGTTTAAAGTCCTCCTTGCTTGACCCTATAGAGATCTTAAGATCGTACAGACGCTTTGAGATCAGATCAAGCTGTGAATGCGCTTCATCTTTGGCTCTTTTGAGTTTCAGGAACTCTTTATTCAGTGTTGTCAGGTATTCCAGCTTTTGTTTGACACCTTCGATCTGTCCTTTCAGTGCTTTTTGTATGTTCAGTGCCGTGGTATATTCGATTTTTGTTTTTCCAAGTACTACACGCAGTTCGCTTTTTATCGGATTTGTTCCGTAGGTCACTTCATCGGGTTCGGCAGTCTTGTTTTCTTTAATGGTCTTCCTTATCTGCCTAAGCTCACTTTCAAGCATCTGGACCTTTGGATGTTCATCCGTGTAGACCTCTTTAAGCCTTTGCAGCTCTTTTTCTTTAAGCTCCAGCGTTTTTTTGTTGGCTGAACGGATCGCATAGCGGAGTTTTACTTCCTCCGGAATACCATGAAGCGAGTCTTCAATGGCTTTAATGGAAGTCTTATATGCGGTAATGTCGGTCTGGATCTGCAGTTTTTTTTGTTCCAGTTTGTTTAAAAGAGTATAGTTAATGGATATTTCACTTTCCAAAGAGGTGAGATTGTGTTCTTTCAGAAAAGCATTCATGGCCTCTTTTGTTTTATAGAACTCCTGCTCTTTTTTGATTTTGTTCTGGTTATAGTATTCATAGATACGTTCGATCGCAGCATTTTGCACCCTGTAGAAGTTGTCAATGAAGATCTGGCTTAAGGTATTCGCTCCCTTGGCAGCCAGCTTTTGATCGGGACTGGTAAAGATGATCTCGATGATATCGGAGTTCCTCCCCCGTTTGATCTCAAACTGTGAATAGAGCTCTTCGGGAGTAGTACCGTTGAGATCAAGTCTTCGAATGAGTTCGATCAGGTTGGAGCGTGTACGTATAGTCTCTAAAGCCGTTTCGTAGTTAAAGTTCTGAAACTGGTAGGGGACATCGCTTGACTGGGATATCTGTTTGCTGTAACGTATGATCTTGCTTGTGGCACTCCATGATTTGGACTCTTTTTTGATGGCGATATAGGCACCAAGGGCAGCAAACAGGATGACAGTGACCAGGATATATAACAGCTTTTCACGCAGTGCCGCAACAATACGCAGCGGCTCTATAAGAAAAAAATTCTCTTTGATACGTTTAGGCGTTTCTGTTTCCACTATTGAGCAAGTTCCTTTTCCATGGTTTTTCGAATATCGGTGATGCTTGTGATCTCTTCACCGATCTTCTTGTTGCTTATCAGAAGAGCCTTGGAGGAGGGAGTATCCGGATGGTAGCCGTGCATACCTGCGATCAGGTCTTTACCGAAGTAACTGGGATTGATCATAATGCCCGGATTCATCATAAAGAAAAGATCACCGAACTTTCCGTCCTCGAAAAAGGTTTTGAGCCTTCTGAGCTCTTCTTCGTCCAGGATGGAGCCGTTGTCGATCTCGTGAAGTTTACGTGTGATCATCTCTCGTGCCTTGTTATTTTTAAACCAGAAACGTGCCATACTTGAGTCGTACATCGCAATATAGTCTTTGCCGTATTCAAGGCCGAGTGCGTCGATATCGGCAATCAGGTCATATCCCTCTGTTACATCTTCCATACCGTGGTCACTGAAGACATAGAGTGCTACATCATCATACTTCTTTCTGGCTTTGTCATAGACATTTCGGATCTCCCGATCAAGCCAGCGGATCTTCTCTTCTACCTTTGGGCTTTGCGTACCATATTTGTGCAGTATTCCGTCAAGACTTGGAAGGTAAAGCCATGCAAATGCTGTATCACCCTCTTCTATACTTTCGGTAACTGCCTGAAGGTTTCGCTCTTCAGGTTCCCTCCAGTCTGAAGCATGGTAGGGGATACTGTTCTGTACACAGTAGTCAAAGATCGTATCAAAAGGTGCACCCGGTACGAAGTAGTCTCTCTTTTCCGTAAAGTCAAAATAGCCGAGTTTGTCGAACGGAATGGAATAGAGCTGGAAATAGCCTGTATATCCGTAAGCTTTTTTAAGTGCTCTGCTTAATATGTTCCTTACTCTGAAACGGTCAAAGAAGGAGGGAAGGAAAGAAAGTACCTTCATCCACTTGAACGGAGAATGGTCTGAGTAGTAAAAAAGTGAGGCCTGGCCATGTTCCTGCGGATATTTTCCTGAGAGGATAGAGGGCAGGCAGGTATTGGTAAATCCCAGTACTGACTGCAGCGGTTTTGCATCTGTCGCGATATCTTTCAGAAAGTAGGGGTGCTGTTTGTAGATCTCGTATCCGAATGCATCAATGAATACATATAGTGCAAGTTTTTTCATATGCAGGCCTTTTTTTAACAGCAGTATAAAAGATATGATTGCAGATACTTTGCATCTAGTTTATGTATCATATCATATTCTCCTTGCAATAGAGACACTTTATGCAGAGCAAACCCTGAAAAACCCTTCCTGGACGGGAAGCATTTCCGTGATCTTCCGTAAATGTGCAAAGTATCTGCAACAATCTTATGTACAATACGTCAAAATCAGAGAGAAAAAGGCATAAGATGAAAAATCTATTATATATAGATAGAGCATTTGTCGATGCAATAGGCGGAGACAAGAACAGAAGCAGGTATCTGTACCGGACATTGCAGAAATATACCAATGTCTATACCTGTATTATCAAGGAGGCTTCCGAATGTAAAGAAGAGAATGCTTCGCTGGAGCTGCCTGTAGCTCAAAAGGGAAGCCGGTTGCTGCCGGATGCGATTGCAGGATTCTCGGAAGAGTCGAAAGAGAGATTTGTTTCATTTATCAGGAAGCACGGTATCAGTGTACTCTTCTTCCGTACGATCGCTTTTAGTC
Coding sequences within it:
- a CDS encoding polysaccharide biosynthesis/export family protein; translation: MRKSKNKKEIERELKKLQANNVTPYRIGSGDRFDISIYGEPELTIKNGVVKPDGTLTAPMVGDVKVSGLSINHAMKKISQKMQQYMKKPIVSLIPSQFRAQTYTILGKINKPGNYMLHENSRVLDTIAEAGGLSIGVFRDNTIELADLEHAFIRRGDKVLPVNFIELVRKGNPLHNIPLKDKDYIYIPSALNTEIYLLGELKTSGYYGYKENMTLSQAIVYTGGYKDTANINKIAVIRGYLNDPTVYLVDLEKVLEGKAADFRLKPYDIVFVPKSTFGDWNTLLDMLTPSLQVLTSGYISYQLFSGESN
- a CDS encoding GumC family protein translates to METETPKRIKENFFLIEPLRIVAALREKLLYILVTVILFAALGAYIAIKKESKSWSATSKIIRYSKQISQSSDVPYQFQNFNYETALETIRTRSNLIELIRRLDLNGTTPEELYSQFEIKRGRNSDIIEIIFTSPDQKLAAKGANTLSQIFIDNFYRVQNAAIERIYEYYNQNKIKKEQEFYKTKEAMNAFLKEHNLTSLESEISINYTLLNKLEQKKLQIQTDITAYKTSIKAIEDSLHGIPEEVKLRYAIRSANKKTLELKEKELQRLKEVYTDEHPKVQMLESELRQIRKTIKENKTAEPDEVTYGTNPIKSELRVVLGKTKIEYTTALNIQKALKGQIEGVKQKLEYLTTLNKEFLKLKRAKDEAHSQLDLISKRLYDLKISIGSSKEDFKLFEPAKVPKFPKPSYKKVIVILFAFLGGFLSVLIITVRELLHNGIKTKFDLETRFGITDVVQLPKEKLLSSESRQVFSFLANNIINKDTDRPHIITVGADTTPKHPGHITDMLMEHLIYQKHKVLHISASYVPCTKNGINEIDLISPLEPQTFKPHKEKTNVYALCWYLKDNYSIFIPNKEHIEKVFKALREFDYDYIIIDLPSYYDAKHLVPMFVEQADTFLLCTEFKTSKRKVIHEFLLQLKEESLDKIKGVISETRKYYIY
- a CDS encoding alkaline phosphatase family protein, with product MKKLALYVFIDAFGYEIYKQHPYFLKDIATDAKPLQSVLGFTNTCLPSILSGKYPQEHGQASLFYYSDHSPFKWMKVLSFLPSFFDRFRVRNILSRALKKAYGYTGYFQLYSIPFDKLGYFDFTEKRDYFVPGAPFDTIFDYCVQNSIPYHASDWREPEERNLQAVTESIEEGDTAFAWLYLPSLDGILHKYGTQSPKVEEKIRWLDREIRNVYDKARKKYDDVALYVFSDHGMEDVTEGYDLIADIDALGLEYGKDYIAMYDSSMARFWFKNNKAREMITRKLHEIDNGSILDEEELRRLKTFFEDGKFGDLFFMMNPGIMINPSYFGKDLIAGMHGYHPDTPSSKALLISNKKIGEEITSITDIRKTMEKELAQ